The following proteins come from a genomic window of Kosakonia sp. SMBL-WEM22:
- a CDS encoding sensor domain-containing phosphodiesterase yields the protein MLVNLRDDEERRQKAMDALKTSDESRGKVLKEFVRLTSDSLGISGSFISIVDDSHQVIRAAHNIDLCRTAREDAFCSYVVDSGKVMVVHDTLRDIRFATHPLVVAPPGIRFYAGAPLVNREGIVLGTLCVTDIVPHSFSRNKINRLKMLARLVMAFLEVWHSAGFTDAATGLPNRQRLIRHLEGLRDDAHSLLRLTLIDCIDIPRAYELARALGMAPVEAMLRDTGLLLRDRLSLLPAELVYTVAVGRYAILAPASDRFTAQYVANKLHDLSVNLKNGVAMNLTIRTGEVCFAPGSLSPQESLRRAVSALHDAINKNVDAQEFDELSDARRNSDFKLMNDLDNALRSSTGGLYLVYQPKVSLTSGLPVSLEALIRWCHPERGELSPAEFLPVAHFSSLMHRLTDWVVDEAVRQLTVWSASLPLLPVSINVSVSDLSRKGFAATLFEKMHRAGLPAHLLGLECLENEIVTENTEAMDNMTVLRERGFRILLDDFGAGYSNIGYLRLLPADIIKLDKSLVAGLINDPGSRIIASSIIGMLKALNFIVVAEGVEDKETLELLRQYGCDEAQGYYFSRPLPAAALKAWLNATSQHGEKQWL from the coding sequence ATGCTTGTAAATCTCAGAGATGATGAAGAAAGACGGCAGAAGGCCATGGACGCACTTAAAACTTCCGACGAAAGCAGGGGGAAGGTGCTGAAAGAATTTGTCCGTCTGACCAGCGACTCACTGGGGATCTCCGGAAGCTTTATTTCTATTGTCGACGACAGTCATCAGGTCATCCGGGCTGCACACAATATCGACCTTTGCCGGACTGCGCGCGAGGATGCTTTCTGCAGTTACGTGGTGGACAGCGGAAAAGTCATGGTGGTCCACGATACACTTAGAGATATACGTTTCGCTACACATCCTCTGGTGGTGGCACCGCCGGGTATACGGTTTTATGCGGGCGCGCCACTGGTTAACCGGGAGGGCATCGTCCTCGGCACGTTATGTGTAACAGACATCGTGCCCCATTCGTTTTCCCGTAATAAAATCAACAGGCTGAAAATGCTCGCCCGTCTTGTGATGGCATTTTTGGAAGTCTGGCACTCAGCGGGTTTCACGGATGCCGCGACAGGTCTGCCAAACCGTCAGCGGCTGATACGTCACCTTGAAGGACTCCGTGATGATGCTCACAGCCTGCTACGCCTGACATTAATAGACTGCATTGATATCCCCCGGGCATATGAGCTGGCACGCGCATTGGGCATGGCCCCCGTCGAGGCAATGCTTCGTGATACTGGATTACTTCTCCGGGACAGACTGTCCTTATTGCCTGCTGAGCTAGTCTATACAGTGGCTGTGGGCCGCTACGCGATTCTGGCGCCAGCCAGTGATCGGTTCACTGCACAGTATGTTGCGAATAAGTTGCATGACCTGAGCGTCAATCTCAAGAACGGGGTGGCTATGAACCTGACCATCCGCACCGGTGAGGTTTGCTTTGCACCGGGATCACTGTCACCCCAGGAGAGCCTGAGACGGGCCGTCAGCGCGCTGCATGATGCCATTAATAAGAACGTGGATGCGCAGGAGTTCGATGAACTTAGCGATGCGCGGCGTAACAGTGATTTTAAACTAATGAATGATCTGGATAATGCATTACGCAGCAGCACGGGTGGGTTATATCTCGTGTATCAGCCTAAAGTATCATTGACCTCCGGCCTTCCTGTCAGTCTGGAGGCGCTCATTCGCTGGTGCCATCCTGAAAGGGGAGAACTTTCTCCGGCGGAGTTTTTGCCTGTTGCGCATTTCTCAAGCCTGATGCACCGTCTGACCGACTGGGTGGTGGACGAAGCCGTGCGTCAGTTGACAGTCTGGTCGGCCAGTCTACCGCTACTGCCTGTATCGATTAACGTCAGCGTCAGCGACCTTTCACGCAAAGGTTTTGCTGCAACCCTTTTCGAAAAAATGCACCGTGCCGGCCTGCCCGCACATCTGCTCGGACTGGAATGCCTCGAAAACGAAATCGTCACCGAGAATACAGAGGCTATGGACAATATGACAGTGTTGCGGGAACGAGGATTCAGGATTCTGCTGGATGATTTTGGTGCCGGTTACAGCAATATTGGCTATCTGCGCCTTTTGCCAGCCGATATTATCAAACTGGATAAATCTCTGGTCGCCGGTCTGATAAATGATCCAGGCAGCCGTATCATTGCCAGCAGCATCATTGGCATGCTTAAAGCACTAAACTTTATTGTGGTTGCCGAGGGAGTGGAGGATAAGGAGACACTCGAGCTACTCAGACAATACGGATGCGATGAGGCACAGGGATACTATTTCTCCCGACCACTGCCCGCGGCAGCACTCAAAGCCTGGCTAAATGCCACCTCTCAACATGGAGAAAAACAATGGCTATAA
- a CDS encoding VOC family protein codes for MKVIDIGFTHVAFVVRELDKSIAFYERYAGMSVVHRREPDVPDARKVAWLSDHTRPFALVLVQADKVTDTPLGHFGHLGVACADREEIDRKTCMARAEGVLRKEPEDVGEPVGYYVFFADPDGNTLELSYGQQVGLEAIRSSTSD; via the coding sequence ATGAAAGTGATAGACATTGGTTTTACGCACGTCGCTTTTGTCGTAAGAGAATTAGATAAAAGTATTGCGTTTTATGAACGCTATGCCGGTATGTCTGTTGTCCACCGGCGCGAACCTGATGTTCCGGATGCCCGTAAAGTGGCATGGCTAAGCGATCACACCCGCCCATTTGCGCTGGTTTTAGTTCAGGCAGACAAAGTGACTGATACCCCGTTGGGTCATTTCGGTCATCTGGGCGTTGCCTGTGCCGACCGCGAAGAAATTGACAGGAAAACATGTATGGCCCGGGCTGAGGGCGTGTTACGCAAAGAGCCTGAAGATGTCGGAGAACCTGTGGGTTATTACGTTTTCTTCGCAGACCCTGATGGTAATACTCTGGAGCTTTCTTATGGACAGCAGGTTGGTCTTGAAGCAATCCGAAGCAGCACTTCCGACTAA
- a CDS encoding tyrosine-type recombinase/integrase, with amino-acid sequence MPGLPDDDDFLPFSAPVRPGAEADLLPALSGDTVTRVNPARAYLISLNSPRSRQTMASFLNTVARILGARDLTDCSWASLRRHHVLALTEMLRDTGLAVATINTYLSALRGVALEAWMLKLMSVEDYQHIRAVRSVRGSALPRGRALSPQEIRQLFGACEADRSSKGVRDAALLGVLLGCGLRRSEAVALSYADIQPGDRALKVLGKGNKERLAYVPAGAWQRLELWVDQVRGEAPGPLFTRIRRHDCLTEERLTDQAVYHILQVRQREAGLDRCAPHDLRRTFATALLDNGEDLITVKDAMGHASVTTTQKYDRRGDEKLRKARERMDFGS; translated from the coding sequence ATGCCAGGCTTACCTGACGACGACGACTTTCTACCATTCTCTGCTCCGGTGCGTCCCGGCGCGGAAGCAGACCTGTTGCCGGCCCTGTCAGGTGACACTGTCACCCGCGTCAATCCGGCCCGGGCCTACCTCATTTCCCTGAATTCACCCCGCAGCCGGCAGACCATGGCATCGTTCCTGAACACGGTGGCCCGGATTCTCGGCGCCCGGGACCTGACCGACTGCAGCTGGGCGTCGCTGCGCCGGCACCATGTGCTGGCCCTCACCGAAATGCTGCGGGATACGGGGCTGGCGGTGGCCACTATCAACACCTATCTCTCTGCCCTGCGCGGCGTGGCGCTCGAGGCCTGGATGCTGAAGCTGATGAGCGTCGAGGATTACCAGCACATCCGGGCAGTGCGTTCAGTGCGGGGCAGCGCACTGCCGCGGGGTCGCGCCCTGAGCCCGCAGGAAATCCGTCAGTTGTTTGGCGCCTGTGAAGCGGACCGGAGCAGCAAAGGCGTGCGCGATGCTGCCCTGCTGGGCGTCCTTCTCGGCTGTGGTTTACGCCGCTCGGAAGCCGTGGCCCTGAGTTACGCAGATATCCAGCCAGGCGACCGCGCCCTGAAAGTGCTCGGCAAGGGGAACAAGGAAAGGCTGGCATATGTCCCGGCCGGCGCCTGGCAGCGACTGGAGCTGTGGGTGGACCAGGTTCGGGGCGAGGCTCCCGGGCCGCTGTTCACCCGTATCCGCCGGCACGACTGCCTCACGGAGGAGCGGCTGACCGACCAGGCGGTGTACCATATCCTGCAGGTGCGCCAGCGTGAGGCCGGTCTGGACAGATGCGCCCCGCATGATCTGCGGCGAACCTTTGCCACGGCGCTGCTGGATAACGGTGAAGACCTGATTACCGTCAAGGATGCCATGGGGCATGCCAGTGTCACCACCACCCAGAAATATGACCGGCGCGGGGATGAAAAATTGCGTAAGGCGAGGGAGCGAATGGATTTTGGGAGCTGA
- a CDS encoding sensor domain-containing diguanylate cyclase, translated as MLNRKYRLRTLMLMLSVGGILLTSLLLLGSLTLFQKGNIEVSLLEGNIAYARKLADTTDRYLVTAQRELAYSASLITQLNDKPRLVQETERLRLQSGFFNSVVIVNADAVIAATSPESLDLIGVRLSSAASKRALKDKKAFISEPFVSAAGNYVVFLSQPLFSTGGEYLGYIGGTIYLKKQSMLSEILSQHFYGKQTEVSVVTRGGSIIFSQKPELVGTHIQSDPALLKRLANARSGHFVDTSSRAGLIGFASLNQADWRVLISGTSDSVSHILYRSALNAGWFTLAIIALTVAIVTYFSARLSAPLEKLAEFTRTSDSEGTLRQLAMLNPGYQEAERLRESVSHHLKLMTRRVSVLSEEAMKDPLTGLYNRKGFSSQVNDYLLSGNHSIVAIDIDYFKRVNDHHGHTGGDAVLVALSNKLLSVCRSCDIVSRSGGEEFIIFLPDTGREAAAAAAERIRASVFNEIFPFTGHLTLSAGVAALDDCGDNLSLALHQADLALYEAKGAGRNGVVVSAPDGMSRYPKYSN; from the coding sequence ATGCTCAACAGGAAATACCGTCTTCGCACCCTCATGCTGATGCTCTCGGTTGGCGGGATCCTGCTGACTTCTTTACTGCTTCTGGGTTCGCTCACACTTTTTCAGAAAGGTAATATTGAGGTCAGTCTTCTGGAAGGTAATATCGCCTATGCCCGGAAACTGGCGGATACAACAGATCGATACCTGGTCACGGCACAACGCGAACTTGCGTACAGCGCCAGCCTTATCACACAGCTGAATGACAAACCCCGGCTGGTTCAGGAAACAGAGCGGCTGCGGCTACAGTCCGGTTTTTTCAATTCGGTTGTTATCGTTAACGCTGATGCTGTCATAGCCGCGACCTCACCGGAAAGCCTGGATCTTATAGGCGTCCGGCTCAGCTCTGCTGCAAGTAAGCGGGCTTTAAAAGACAAAAAAGCATTTATATCAGAACCGTTTGTTTCTGCTGCCGGTAATTACGTCGTATTCCTTTCCCAGCCGTTATTCTCGACTGGCGGTGAGTATCTCGGTTACATCGGGGGCACCATTTATCTAAAAAAACAAAGTATGCTCAGCGAGATACTGAGTCAGCATTTTTACGGTAAGCAGACTGAAGTCAGTGTGGTAACCCGAGGTGGAAGCATAATTTTCAGTCAGAAGCCGGAACTGGTTGGTACACATATTCAGTCTGATCCTGCACTGCTTAAACGTCTGGCCAACGCCCGAAGCGGGCATTTCGTGGATACCAGTAGCAGGGCGGGGCTCATCGGGTTCGCCAGCCTGAACCAGGCCGACTGGCGCGTCCTGATATCCGGCACATCCGACAGTGTCTCGCATATCCTGTACCGGAGCGCTCTTAATGCAGGCTGGTTCACACTCGCTATCATTGCTCTTACTGTGGCCATTGTGACGTATTTCTCGGCACGGCTTTCTGCACCTCTTGAAAAACTTGCTGAGTTCACCCGTACCAGTGACAGTGAAGGCACGCTCCGGCAACTCGCAATGCTTAATCCGGGCTATCAGGAAGCGGAACGGTTGCGGGAGTCTGTCAGCCACCATCTCAAGCTAATGACCCGCCGGGTGAGCGTCCTCAGTGAGGAAGCCATGAAAGATCCTCTTACCGGCCTTTACAACCGCAAAGGTTTCAGTTCACAGGTCAATGATTATCTTCTCTCAGGTAATCACAGCATCGTCGCCATTGATATCGATTATTTCAAAAGAGTTAATGACCATCACGGTCATACCGGAGGAGATGCGGTGCTGGTTGCCCTCAGTAATAAATTACTGAGTGTATGCCGGAGCTGCGATATTGTGAGCCGTTCCGGTGGTGAGGAATTCATTATTTTCCTCCCTGATACCGGACGTGAAGCTGCTGCGGCTGCGGCAGAACGGATACGGGCATCTGTTTTTAACGAGATATTCCCTTTTACGGGCCATCTTACTCTTTCTGCCGGTGTCGCGGCGCTTGATGACTGTGGTGACAATCTCAGTCTCGCATTACACCAGGCTGATCTTGCACTTTACGAGGCGAAAGGCGCAGGCAGAAATGGGGTGGTGGTCAGTGCTCCGGATGGTATGTCGCGCTATCCGAAATATAGTAATTGA
- a CDS encoding biofilm development regulator YmgB/AriR family protein — MANSTFVLPLVSPDTHDAHEDEQRVIDEIKRSLKVENDAIANKDLMLALISRLETENNVVQKDVLRNALEIIVYITLKKL, encoded by the coding sequence ATGGCTAACTCTACTTTCGTGTTGCCCCTGGTCTCGCCCGACACCCACGATGCTCACGAAGATGAACAGCGTGTTATTGATGAGATAAAACGGTCATTAAAGGTTGAAAACGATGCTATAGCCAACAAAGACCTGATGCTCGCACTTATTAGTCGTCTCGAAACGGAAAACAATGTCGTGCAGAAAGATGTTTTACGTAATGCGCTTGAGATAATCGTTTATATCACATTGAAAAAATTGTAG
- a CDS encoding antitoxin Xre/MbcA/ParS toxin-binding domain-containing protein, giving the protein MKTFNFSTIQARPPRLWQVAGLNTSDGVALVGQINDGLDGRVATVIADWAKITQNDLRKMSGIPPTTYGRGLKARFSPDQSERLVRIIRVIDRAVDLFEGDKEEAQKWLKEPNRALGWKVPAELMASETGAYEVMKLITRLEHGVYS; this is encoded by the coding sequence ATGAAAACATTCAACTTTTCCACGATTCAGGCCAGGCCACCCCGCTTATGGCAGGTGGCAGGGTTAAACACTTCGGACGGAGTTGCATTAGTGGGCCAGATTAATGATGGCCTGGATGGCAGGGTCGCTACCGTGATCGCTGACTGGGCAAAGATCACGCAGAATGACCTGCGCAAAATGTCAGGCATACCACCCACGACGTATGGACGGGGCCTGAAAGCGCGATTTAGTCCAGATCAGAGCGAACGACTGGTTCGCATCATCCGTGTCATTGATCGGGCAGTTGACCTGTTTGAAGGGGACAAGGAGGAAGCCCAGAAGTGGCTGAAGGAACCAAACCGTGCCCTGGGCTGGAAAGTGCCAGCTGAGCTCATGGCATCCGAAACCGGGGCTTATGAAGTCATGAAGCTGATCACCCGTCTGGAACACGGGGTGTACTCTTGA
- a CDS encoding PAS domain-containing methyl-accepting chemotaxis protein → MPVIEFSPSGIIQKATPLFLTTMGYNAEEITGKHHSLFCSPEFIRSPDYNHFWERLAAGEHFSGKYQRLAKGGYPVWLEASYIPVTDKRGKVCRIIKIATDISERVQSALEQESIINAISRSMAIISFDTTGVVLDVNENFLVSTGYERKDVIGKHHRMFCSEALYTSEEYRQFWQKLNQGEFFSGQFPRLNRRGEPLWLRATYNPVFNNEGHLYKIVKFATDVTQQVLHNHKEQDAAVHAWDMAVQTRASAQTGARVIESSISLMGIIAKEMGVISGDVSRLNSQSESIDEMVETIRSFSMQTRLIALNAAIEAAKAGPAGKSFAVVATEVRHLAARVSIATEEIERVVAGNNKLAKDVLGGIEGTLVNTTKGVALMHDAGKVIANIEKNAQGVEIAVWDVASSVKAGYQAEY, encoded by the coding sequence ATGCCTGTCATCGAATTCAGCCCCTCGGGTATCATTCAGAAGGCGACCCCCCTTTTTTTGACAACGATGGGATATAACGCTGAAGAAATTACAGGAAAGCATCACAGCTTGTTTTGTTCCCCTGAATTCATCAGATCACCTGATTACAACCATTTCTGGGAACGGCTGGCAGCGGGTGAGCATTTCAGTGGTAAATATCAGCGTCTGGCCAAGGGCGGATATCCGGTATGGCTTGAAGCAAGTTACATTCCGGTTACCGACAAGCGGGGCAAAGTTTGCAGGATCATAAAAATAGCTACTGATATTTCTGAACGTGTGCAGTCTGCGCTGGAGCAGGAGTCAATCATAAATGCGATAAGCCGATCCATGGCCATCATCTCATTTGATACGACTGGCGTTGTGCTGGATGTAAATGAAAACTTTCTGGTGTCCACTGGCTATGAGCGAAAAGACGTCATAGGTAAGCACCACCGCATGTTTTGCTCTGAAGCCCTGTACACCAGCGAGGAGTATCGGCAGTTCTGGCAGAAACTGAATCAGGGGGAATTTTTTTCCGGCCAGTTTCCACGCCTGAATCGTCGTGGAGAGCCCCTGTGGCTCCGCGCCACTTATAATCCGGTATTTAACAATGAAGGGCATCTGTACAAGATAGTGAAATTTGCCACAGATGTTACGCAGCAGGTATTACACAACCACAAAGAGCAGGATGCTGCTGTACATGCATGGGATATGGCTGTACAGACGCGCGCAAGTGCTCAGACCGGGGCGCGTGTTATTGAGAGCAGTATAAGCCTGATGGGTATTATAGCGAAGGAAATGGGCGTTATTTCCGGAGATGTCTCCCGTCTCAACAGCCAGTCTGAAAGTATTGACGAGATGGTTGAAACCATACGAAGCTTCTCGATGCAGACAAGGCTTATCGCTTTAAATGCTGCTATTGAGGCTGCAAAAGCTGGACCGGCCGGAAAAAGTTTTGCGGTTGTCGCCACAGAAGTCCGTCATCTGGCCGCCAGGGTAAGCATCGCCACGGAAGAAATAGAACGGGTAGTCGCCGGCAATAACAAACTCGCAAAAGACGTGCTGGGCGGCATTGAAGGCACGCTGGTGAATACCACAAAGGGCGTTGCCCTTATGCATGATGCCGGTAAGGTGATAGCGAACATTGAAAAGAATGCACAAGGTGTTGAGATTGCCGTCTGGGACGTTGCTAGTTCAGTGAAGGCCGGTTACCAGGCTGAATACTGA
- a CDS encoding YfbU family protein, translated as MGAQDKINTILLCEIAVKLGIDTSFDPKIVNYAVSSGNEWVLEHKYPSLASRSPSQAERDFVASIFSMYRGLSVAFSNLSIAEQTELIAAHKLRVEDGTIQIPGFDRNNESNYFSIANVFLEIEQFPEQKMPLTDTHSHTKKFYEKMLQKFQEMRVAQKDFNLTVYELNTLLMRAPSYS; from the coding sequence ATGGGCGCTCAGGATAAAATCAATACTATCTTATTATGCGAAATCGCAGTCAAGCTCGGAATAGATACTTCATTTGATCCTAAAATAGTTAATTATGCTGTATCCTCGGGAAATGAGTGGGTGCTGGAGCATAAGTATCCTTCATTAGCCTCAAGATCTCCCTCACAGGCAGAGAGAGATTTTGTAGCAAGCATATTCAGTATGTATCGAGGATTGTCTGTTGCATTCAGTAATCTTTCGATTGCTGAACAAACGGAATTAATTGCAGCTCATAAGCTGAGAGTGGAGGATGGCACCATACAGATCCCTGGTTTTGATCGTAACAACGAGTCAAACTATTTCAGTATCGCCAATGTATTTTTAGAAATAGAGCAGTTCCCGGAGCAGAAAATGCCTCTGACCGACACTCATTCTCATACCAAGAAATTTTATGAAAAAATGCTGCAAAAATTTCAGGAGATGAGAGTTGCACAGAAAGATTTTAATCTTACAGTCTATGAACTAAACACTTTGCTGATGAGGGCTCCTTCATATTCATAA
- a CDS encoding DUF2254 domain-containing protein, with product MSKTQWFVRRLTRQLWFRSSLFAVLAVITALVAIAIKPFIPVSVSGVVGSDAVDKILTILASSMLAVTTFSLNIMVSAYNSASSSITPRATVLLLEDGTTQNVLATFIGSFLYSLVGIVALGMGAYGAQGRVVLFFVTLAVISMIVVTLLRWIQHLSQFGRMTDTSQRVEEATATALLNRLKEPCMGCSHWNGILPKKASRQGVFPRKAGYLQHIDLQYLSDFTRENDCYLYLTVQPGSFIHHGSPLLWCNHALSDADLQRLHSAFTLGEQRSFDQDPRFGLCVLSEIASRALSPAVNDPGTAIDIIGRAIRLFSQPVPAESATVRYTQLFMRPTQISDMFDDIFTGIGRDGAALIEVQLRLQKALQALALIAPHRYAVDGRRHSQLALARAHHAMTCETDRVAVERVSHW from the coding sequence ATGTCTAAAACACAATGGTTTGTTCGTCGGCTTACTCGTCAACTCTGGTTTCGCAGCTCATTATTCGCCGTTTTGGCTGTTATCACGGCGCTAGTTGCCATCGCCATTAAACCTTTTATACCTGTCTCGGTATCCGGCGTTGTCGGCAGTGACGCTGTTGACAAAATACTAACTATCCTTGCCTCCAGTATGCTGGCAGTTACTACATTTTCTTTAAATATTATGGTTTCTGCTTACAATTCTGCCAGTAGCAGCATCACCCCACGTGCCACTGTGCTGCTGCTTGAAGACGGTACAACTCAAAATGTTCTGGCTACGTTTATTGGCTCCTTTCTTTACAGCCTGGTGGGGATTGTTGCGCTTGGGATGGGGGCGTATGGCGCGCAAGGGCGCGTTGTTTTATTTTTTGTGACCCTGGCAGTCATTAGTATGATTGTTGTTACCCTGCTGCGCTGGATACAACATCTGTCACAGTTTGGCCGCATGACAGACACCTCGCAGCGTGTGGAAGAAGCCACGGCGACGGCCCTTCTCAACCGGCTCAAGGAGCCCTGTATGGGCTGCTCACACTGGAACGGTATCCTGCCGAAGAAAGCTTCCCGGCAGGGCGTGTTTCCGCGGAAGGCCGGCTATCTACAGCACATTGATTTGCAGTATCTTTCCGACTTTACTCGAGAGAATGACTGTTATCTTTACCTGACTGTGCAACCAGGTAGTTTTATTCATCACGGATCGCCATTGCTCTGGTGTAACCATGCACTTTCTGATGCTGATCTTCAGAGGCTTCATAGTGCTTTTACGCTCGGTGAACAGCGCTCCTTTGATCAGGATCCGCGTTTTGGACTGTGTGTGCTCTCCGAAATTGCCTCTCGGGCTTTATCGCCAGCCGTTAACGATCCCGGTACTGCAATCGATATCATCGGGCGGGCGATCAGATTATTCAGCCAGCCTGTACCAGCCGAATCTGCCACAGTGCGTTACACGCAGCTCTTTATGCGACCCACGCAGATTAGCGATATGTTCGACGATATATTTACCGGCATTGGGCGCGATGGTGCCGCGCTGATTGAAGTGCAGCTACGCCTACAGAAAGCCCTGCAGGCACTGGCGCTCATTGCCCCACACCGTTACGCCGTTGATGGCCGGCGTCATTCACAGCTCGCGCTAGCACGCGCTCATCACGCAATGACCTGTGAAACAGACAGGGTTGCTGTTGAACGTGTCAGTCATTGGTAG
- a CDS encoding RES family NAD+ phosphorylase — MILYRLTKTKYLSTAWTGYGAKEAGGRWNSVGTSMVYVSDVASLTMLETLVHLHASHIMDYFTLLRIDVPDEQIQKADMGELPGNWADEEAPSELAAYGDAWCFTGSSIALRVPSALSPVEFNYLLNPEHPEFSSVIKHAEEIPFRFDKRLKRARP; from the coding sequence TTGATTCTTTACCGGCTGACCAAGACAAAGTATCTTTCTACAGCCTGGACGGGATACGGAGCAAAAGAAGCCGGAGGCCGGTGGAACAGTGTCGGTACATCAATGGTTTATGTATCAGACGTGGCATCGCTCACCATGCTGGAAACACTGGTACATCTGCATGCGTCACACATCATGGATTACTTCACGTTACTGCGGATTGATGTACCAGACGAGCAGATCCAGAAAGCAGACATGGGCGAACTTCCGGGTAACTGGGCTGATGAAGAAGCGCCATCAGAGCTGGCAGCATATGGAGATGCATGGTGCTTTACGGGTTCCTCAATAGCGCTGCGTGTTCCCAGTGCATTATCCCCCGTTGAATTTAACTATCTGCTAAATCCTGAGCACCCGGAATTTTCCAGCGTAATAAAACATGCTGAAGAAATTCCCTTCAGATTTGACAAACGGTTGAAACGCGCGCGGCCTTAA